One Candidatus Sulfotelmatobacter sp. genomic window, ATGCGCCGCATCGAAACGCCCGACTCGAGCAGGCCCTTGGTCGTGCGCAGCAGCAGCAGGTCCTGGAAGCCGAACGACAGGGGTCCGATCGGCCCCCGCTGGGGTGCCAGGAAACCGGCGCGCGCGAGCGCGCGCAGGCGGGCTTCGGGCACCTCGAGGATGCCCGCCGCCTCGCGGAGCGAATAACGCCGATCGGTCCGCGGCTCCACCAGTCTCAACTCCGCGCTCGCTCTCATCGAGATCCCCTCCCTGGGACCCGCGTCAGCGTTTGCCGCCCTGCACCTTCTTCTCGCGCGGCGCCTCGGCCTTCTGTCGCGCGCGCGCGGCCGGCTTCTTCTCGAGTGCCCCGCTCTCGGCGGCCTCCGCGCCGGCCTTTCCCCCGCCGGCACGCTTGCCGAGACTTTGCTTGAGCGCCTCCATCAGGTCGATCACCTGCGTGCGCTGGGCCTGCGGGGCCAGCGACGTCACTTCCTTGCCCTCGACCTTCGATTCGACCACCTGCAGGACGCGATCCCGATATTCGTCGGCGTACTTCTCGGGGCTGAACTTCTCGCTGGTCAGCTCGCTCACCAGCCGCTCGGCCAGCTCGAGCTCGCCGGGCTTGAGCTTGGCGTCCTCGCCCTTGTCCACCTCGCCGAAATCGCGGATCTCATCGGCGAAGTACATGGTGTGGAGCATCAGGCCGCCCTCGGCGGGGCGAATCAGCACCAGGTTCTCCTTGCCGCGCATCACGAACTTGGCGAGCGCCACGCGCCCAGCCTTCTTCATCGCGTCGCCGAGCAGCCGGTAGGCCTTCTCGCCGCCCTTGTCGGGCCCCAGGTAGTAGGTCTTCTCGAAGTAGATCGGGTCCACCTGCGCGAGCGGCACGAACTCGGCGATGTCGATCATCTTCGACGCCTCGCCTTCCAGCGCCTTCAATTCCTCGTCGGTGAACTGAACGTACTGGTCCTTGGCGAACTCGTAGCCCTTGACCAGCGACGAGCGCTCGACCACCTCGTTGCAGGTGGGGCAGATCATCTGCTGGCGGACGCGCCCGCCGCACTTCGGATGCAGCTGGTTGAACGACACCCCCTCGGACGAGGCAGAGGTGTACATGCGGATCGGGATGGACACGAGACCGAACGAGATGGTCCCGGAGCCGGTCGAATGCGGAGGCATCTGGGTACCCTCCTTCAAAGGGGACGTGGCACATTACGCTAGCACCGTGATTTACTCTGCTCAACCGTCCCTCCATCCATCGGCAGAGTTCCAGGGAAATTCGACCCGCCCCATGCCCGCGCGTTCCCGCCGCCCCGCCAAGCCGCGTCCCGCCGCCCCCACGGGTGAGCCGCGACCCAGAGCCACCGAACGCGAGCCGGGCGATGAGGATGCGAAGAAGGCGCCCGTGCCGCTCGAGGCCTATCGCAAGAAGCGCGACCCCGACCGGACGCCCGAGCCGTTCGGTGGAGCTCAGGCCTCGCGAGCGCCGGCCCCGGGCGCGGCGGCGGCGCCGCCCGCGCCGGCGCGCTTCGTGGTGCAGGAGCACTGGGCGCGCAACCTCCATTGCGACCTGCGCCTCGAGATGGACGGCGTGCTCAAGAGCTGGGCGGTGCCGAAGGGCCCGTCGGTGCGCGCCGAGGAGAAGCGGCTCGCGGTCCACGTCGAGGACCATCCGATGGAGTACGCGAACTTCGAGGGCGTGATCCCGTCCGGCAACTACGGCGCCGGCTCGGTGATCGTGTGGGACCGTGGCACCTATCGCTCGTTCAAGCCCGAGGATATCCGCGAGCAGTACGCGCGCGGCAAGCTCGAGCTCGAGTTGTTCGGGCACAAGCTCGGCGGGCGCTGGAACCTGGTGCGCACCAGCCGCGGCGAGAACGACTGGCTGCTGTGGAAGAAGGCCGACGCCGCCGCCGCCGATTGCGACGCGCTCACCCGCTGGCCGCGCTCGGTGATCTCGGGCCTCACGGTGCAGGAGATGCGCGACGCGGCGGCGTGGCTCGCGGCGCTGCGCGACCACGTCGAGTCGCTGAAGGCGCCGCGCGGCGAGGTGCGCGCCGACCGCGTGTCGCACATGCTGGCGACGCCGGCGGAGGAGCCGTTCTCCCGCGAGGGCTGGGTGTTCGAGATCAAGTACGACGGGGTGCGCGTGATCGCCGAACGGCGCGGCGAGGACGTGCGCATGTTCGGGCGCAGCGGCGAAGACATCACCGCGCGCTATCCCGAGATCGCCGATGCTCTGCGCGGGCTCGCGGTGCAGCATGCGGTGCTCGACGGCGAGATCGTGGCTTACGACGACAGCGGGCGGCCGAGCTTTGCGAGTCTGCAGAGGCGCATGCACCTGTCGAAGCCGCGCGACATCGCGGCGGGCATGGCCCGCGTGCCGGTGCGCGCGGTGTTCTTCGACTGCCTGGCGCTGGAAGGGCACGACCTGCGCAAGCTCGCGCTGATCGACCGCAAGGACTGCCTGGCGCGCGCGCTGCCGCCGGCGGGCGTGGTCCAGGCCGGCGACCACGTCGAGCGGCACGGCATCGCGTTCTTCGAAGCCGCGAATGAAATGGGGCTCGAGGGCATCATCGCGAAGCGCGCCGCGAGTCCGTACACGGGCAAGCGCTCCAGCGACTGGATCAAGATCAAGTGCCAGCGCCGCCAGGAATTCGTGGTTGGCGGGTGGACCGATCCCCGGGCCGGCGGCCGCCACTTCGGAGCGCTGCACGTCGGCGTCTACGAAAACGGCACGCTGCGCCACGTCACGCGCGTTGGCAGCGGCTTCGACGACGCGATGCAGGATCAGCTGTGGCGGCAGCTCCAGCCGCTCGCGCGCAAGGACTCCCCCTTCGGCGCGAGCGGACCCAACGGTCGCGCCGACCACTGGGTCGAGCCGCGTCTGGTGTGCGAAGTCCGCTTCACCGAGTGGACCGGCGACGGTGGACTGCGACATCCGATCTTCATGGGAATGCGCGACGACAAGAAGCCGGAGGATGTCCGGCGCGAGGAGGAGCGCGATTCGGACGCGGCGCTTCCCGCCGCGGAGGCCGGGGCGCTGGCGGAAGCCGATCCGCCGCTGGAGCCGGCGGCGGCAGGCGGCGCCGCGGCACGGGAGCCCAGGCCGCAGTCGGCACCCGAGGTCCGGCTCAGCAATCTCAAGAAGGTGTTCTGGCCGAAGCAGGGCTACACCAA contains:
- a CDS encoding Ku protein, which gives rise to MPPHSTGSGTISFGLVSIPIRMYTSASSEGVSFNQLHPKCGGRVRQQMICPTCNEVVERSSLVKGYEFAKDQYVQFTDEELKALEGEASKMIDIAEFVPLAQVDPIYFEKTYYLGPDKGGEKAYRLLGDAMKKAGRVALAKFVMRGKENLVLIRPAEGGLMLHTMYFADEIRDFGEVDKGEDAKLKPGELELAERLVSELTSEKFSPEKYADEYRDRVLQVVESKVEGKEVTSLAPQAQRTQVIDLMEALKQSLGKRAGGGKAGAEAAESGALEKKPAARARQKAEAPREKKVQGGKR
- the ligD gene encoding DNA ligase D gives rise to the protein MPLEAYRKKRDPDRTPEPFGGAQASRAPAPGAAAAPPAPARFVVQEHWARNLHCDLRLEMDGVLKSWAVPKGPSVRAEEKRLAVHVEDHPMEYANFEGVIPSGNYGAGSVIVWDRGTYRSFKPEDIREQYARGKLELELFGHKLGGRWNLVRTSRGENDWLLWKKADAAAADCDALTRWPRSVISGLTVQEMRDAAAWLAALRDHVESLKAPRGEVRADRVSHMLATPAEEPFSREGWVFEIKYDGVRVIAERRGEDVRMFGRSGEDITARYPEIADALRGLAVQHAVLDGEIVAYDDSGRPSFASLQRRMHLSKPRDIAAGMARVPVRAVFFDCLALEGHDLRKLALIDRKDCLARALPPAGVVQAGDHVERHGIAFFEAANEMGLEGIIAKRAASPYTGKRSSDWIKIKCQRRQEFVVGGWTDPRAGGRHFGALHVGVYENGTLRHVTRVGSGFDDAMQDQLWRQLQPLARKDSPFGASGPNGRADHWVEPRLVCEVRFTEWTGDGGLRHPIFMGMRDDKKPEDVRREEERDSDAALPAAEAGALAEADPPLEPAAAGGAAAREPRPQSAPEVRLSNLKKVFWPKQGYTKGDLVAYYDTVAPLMLPYLKDRPIVLTRYPDGIEGKSFFQKDAPVFVPDWIRTESVYSKDSERDIRFFVLDNPESLRYVANMGTIPIHMWSSRSGSLERPDWLVLDLDPKGAPFSHVVEVAIAMRKLLEELELPGFPKTSGQKGIHCLIPLGRHYTHDECKTFARLLATLVQHAKPDISTLARPLHARGGKVYVDWGQNGHGVTIVAPYSLRPVPEASASCPLKWSEVNARLDPAKFNLRTLPKRFEKMDDPLRGVLGEGVDMGRALKAIEERMRRMEKER